A single Triticum dicoccoides isolate Atlit2015 ecotype Zavitan chromosome 2A, WEW_v2.0, whole genome shotgun sequence DNA region contains:
- the LOC119354141 gene encoding uncharacterized protein LOC119354141, which produces MAKGRNKNKAKNGAGAAAMDASEGAPAASTAAEAPQPMDTSEGKQPSSSSAALSSINRKIKKGVQPKRTKNVRKMKAVARAISKTEKSEEKVLKAKSKKSRIQSAKSLYD; this is translated from the exons ATGGCCAAGGGCCGCAACAAGAACAAGGCCAAGAatggcgccggcgccgccgccatgGACGCCTCCGAGGGCGCGCCCGCTGCGTCCACCGCAGCAGAAGCCCCACAAC CGATGGATACGTCCGAGGGGAAGCAGCCGTCCTCTTCATCGGCTGCCCTCAGTTCGATCAACAG GAAAATAAAAAAGGGCGTGCAACCTAAAAGGACAAAAAATGTGAGGAAAATGAAAGCAGTTGCCAGGGCCATTTCTAAAACTGAGAAGTCCGAGGAGAAGGTCCTGAAAGCAAAAAGCAAGAAGTCAAGGATTCAGTCTGCCAAGTCTTTGTATGATTAA